A window from Mytilus galloprovincialis chromosome 8, xbMytGall1.hap1.1, whole genome shotgun sequence encodes these proteins:
- the LOC143043714 gene encoding uncharacterized protein LOC143043714 — MLRRGTRKRTASARAGVRWTPVVSKGVSSRASVQSSMTVTRPEANYTTPGHDGAAIPTTATLSTTRMLMPTFSSNQDNSVHIPDMLPWQPRRAIDPQPTVDNTQFVSQTGNGTNNDYVQIPNRIESVHENLGINVTQSIKEKILKGEFIDLACLLNNSVNTGSDKQKLTWAQGEFILQPISQQSKITNIEKWTDAFIIFIYIYCAVHVNRFKELLKYMHTIRLGAQRNQGMGWKNYDEQYRLRKAHEPSSLWSNIDNELWLLYMQPVNTISNVSLNVSNSKIQDSSGHGNKCYSYNYEGSCWKTPCFYSHLCLSCNGSHPIINCQRQLGNVRPHVGNTQYNTGSQFQFRAPGAQYRAGPQFQFRPRSAESRVRFSPRNATQFTQARSRPNIRTMATW; from the coding sequence ATGTTGAGAAGAGGTACCAGGAAGCGTACAGCATCAGCGAGAGCTGGAGTAAGATGGACCCCGGTGGTGTCGAAGGGAGTTTCATCACGGGCGTCAGTACAATCATCTATGACGGTTACAAGGCCTGAGGCTAACTATACAACTCCTGGACATGACGGCGCTGCCATACCAACAACTGCAACATTATCAACGACAAGAATGTTGATGCCAACATTTTCTAGCAATCAGGACAACTCCGTCCACATTCCGGAcatgttaccatggcaaccaagACGAGCAATAGACCCCCAGCCAACTGTTGATAACACACAGTTTGTGTCACAAACAGGTAATGGGACCAATAATGATTATGTACAAATTCCCAATAGAATTGAAAGTGTTCATGAGAATCTAGGCATAAATGTAACACagtcaattaaagaaaaaatattgaaaggggAATTCATAGATTTAGCTTGTCTATTAAATAATTCAGTCAACACGGGTTCTGACAAACAAAAGTTGACATGGGCTCAAGGGGAATTCATTTTACAACCCATTTCTCAACaatcaaaaattacaaatattgaaaagTGGACAGATgctttcatcatttttatttatatctattgtgCTGTGCACGTAAACCGATTTAAGGAATTGTTAAAATACATGCACACAATACGCCTTGGGGCTCAAAGAAACCAAGGTATGGGTTGGAAAAATTACGATGAGCAATATAGACTAAGAAAAGCTCATGAACCATCCAGTTTATGGAGTAATATAGACAATGAGCTTTGGTTGTTATATATGCAACCAGTGAATACCATCTCAAATGTGTCCTTAAATGTATCTAATAGTAAAATTCAAGACAGTAGTGGTCATGGGAACAAATGCTATAGTTATAACTATGAGGGAAGCTGTTGGAAAACACCTTGCTTTTATAGCCATTTGTGTTTAAGCTGTAATGGTTCACATCCAATTATAAACTGTCAAAGACAACTGGGAAATGTGAGACCACATGTTGGCAATACACAATATAACACAGGCTCTCAGTTTCAGTTTCGGGCACCCGGGGCTCAGTATAGAGCAGGGCCCCAGTTTCAATTTCGCCCAAGGAGCGCCGAGTCAAGAGTCAGATTTTCCCCAAGAAATGCCACACAGTTCACACAAGCAAGATCTAGACCAAATATCAGAACTATGGCGACTTGGTAG